The genomic window GACTGAAGTAGGAGGAGGACTGGGTAGGCCTTAAGGACCCAAGTGCCTTCTAGCTCACCTAAAACCTGGCCTTTAGCTCATGAAAATACCTAGCAGAGGTAAGGTTAAGAGCTGTTACCCAGGCTCTGGGTCATGCTTGGTTTCCTTGGTGGACAGTTTCGCCGGACAGCCCTTCACCGGGCCTCCCTCGAGGGCCACATGGAGATTCTGCAAAAGCTGTTGGACAGTGGAGCCAATGTGGACTTCCAGGACCGGGTGAGTGAGAATATTCCTCTCTTGGGCAAGAATCACCTAACATCTTCCTTGTGCTGGCTTTCTTGAGTATATAATGGGACCAGTATAGCTTAAGCCTGAACACTGATTCTGAGGCCATTTTAGAGTAAGGTCATTGGCCAGGTTTCTTTACTATCTTGTTTGCTTAGACTTGACTCCTTTCTGGGAGGAATGGGGAACCTTGGGAGCCGACTTTTCAATTCTCCTATCTCTTGGGGCCTCTGTGCCCACGTAGCTAGACTGCACAGCCATACACTGGGCTTGCCGCGGAGGCCACCTGGAGGTGGTGAAGCTTCTGCAGAGCCATGGGGCCGACATCAACGTTCGAGACAAGGTGAAGGGTCACAGTTGGGAAGCTGTTGGGGGGTGGGTGAAGGTACAGGCAACTGGGATGATGGGAGGCCAACATGGAAGGAAACTCCCAAAGTAAGGGAGGAAGACTGTGCTTCCCTAGCCCTGAAAACATCCACTATCTTGGACGGAGATGATAGTCTAACTAATGGTGTAGACATACCTGAGTTTGGTATCCATGCCCAGAGGGGCTGAAAGGAAGAATGGTCTTGGGAGAAACCATCACTGTGAGTCATGTAGGATGCCAGGTGGGGCAAAGAGGTAGATTGATTTGTACCACCCAGTACAGGCTGGCAGAAAACTTGGAGTAGGCTTGCTCTCCTTCACATCAGCTCCCTGGGGCAAAGCCTTAGTCACCCTGCCCCAGTTATGACTCAGCCTGGGCTTCCCTAGGAACAACATCCTAGAGAAGATTGAATTGTGGGTACAGTATTCAGCATCCTTTGGGGGCCATCCAAATGGTACAGAATGATATATTAGAAAGTGACAGAATGTCATCCTGTGTCATTGCCCAAATCTCAATCATAAAACTTCTGGGTGAAGAGGAGAGAATCTCACTAGCCCAGCCATGTAATCCTTCAGCTAAGAAGCCGTCCACAGAGCCAGCAGAGAATACAGCCAGAGGTCTAGCGTCCCCTTAGTCAGTAATTCCTATTTCTTTTCCACACAGCTCCTGAGCACTCCCCTCCACGTGGCTGCCCGAACAGGCCGAATAGATATTGTGGAATACTTTCTCTCCATGGGAGTGGATGTCAATTCCAAGGATAGGGTGCGTGCCCCTAATTTTTCTGTTATCTCTTGGGTCTGTGACCAGGGCCTGTGACCCCAGGATTTTCTAGTAGAAGAACCTTGTTCCCAgaggccttttctttcttttctccagtaCCCTACTTAAAACTGTCCATACCTGGGAATTTAGTGTTGTGGCATTGGGTTGTGCCACACAAGGCTTAGACTTGGCCCTCATTTCCCTTTTATGAACTGTTTTCTCCCCACACCCTAATTACCTTCATGATGGACCACTTGCTACAGGAAGGAGACAGCGCCCTTCATGATGCTGTACGCCTTAACCGCTACAAGATCATCAAGATGCTGCTTCTGCACGGGGCTGACATGATGGCCAAGAACATGGTGAGTGTCCTTGAGGGCCCATACGGCTATCCACTTATGACAAGAAGAGTATCTTCCTCTTTCTAGGGACACCTCTCAAAAGCCCATTTTCCCTTAGCCTTCCAGAAACTCTGTGGTCTCTGTGCAGGGTGCTGGACCCATCTCCCAAAGATGGGACAGCCAACACCTAGAGGAGAGCCAGAAGGAGAACTTCTCAGAAGATCTGGGACAGGGCAGGTGAAACCTTTACAATAGCTTCAGCAGTAACAAGGCTCCAGGCGGAAGTCCTCCAACAGATAAGCTAATGAGAAGACCTTGGGAGGCCCAGGGAAGCAGAGAGACTTAAGTCATACTATCCTGGAGCTAtggttggaagagaccttaagagGCCTTCTGATCCACCCCCCTCATCCTACAGAGTAGGAAACGGAAGCTGCTGAGGGAGGTTACTTAGCTTGCCCaagcatcagagacaggatttcaaTCCAAATTTCATTGACTTCTTTCCTGTGTCACATAGCCTCACGCCTGAAAGGAGGAATGACTGGGGGAGGTGCCCCTCTGGTGCCAGGCATCTAAATAagtcttctttctctgttcctctcaGGCTGGGAAGACCCCCACAGACCTTGTCCAGCTCTGGCAAGCTGATACCCGCCATGCCTTGGAGCATCCAGAGCCAGAACCTGCCCAGGGCCAGAATGGTCTAGAGGGGTCTGGCGAGAGCAGGGCTGAGACCCCACAGCCTGTGGCCTCACAATAAACCTCACTCACCAGCTGAAGTCTGGCCCAAGGAAAGGTGGCTATGGAGACTATATCTAGAATGTCACTTTGCTTTCTTACTATGTGGATGATTTTATCTGGCCTCCGGCAGATGTGTGAAACCAGTCTAGGCTCAGTACATAGGTAAACCGTGCAGACAAAGCCCTGTACTCAAGCAGCTTAGAGTAGAGGAGGAAACACACAGGGCTGCTATCAAGTGGGTATTTGCATTCCCTCCCCTCTCACCGCCCTCCATCCTGAAAACCAGAATATAAGAAATTTACtcacaattaaaataattaagttTTTGCTATCTGGagtggtatttttatttttcttcagcagaAAGGAAGACAttaaggagggaatgaaggaGTAGGAAAAGAGgccagagagaggaggagaaagaggaaaataaatatggTAATTGTCTCTTCATTGAACTTTCTCTGCAGTAGCCGATGCTGTTAACTAtcctcttctcctggatactGTCTCTCAGGATTTTCTCTAATGCTTCTTTCTctttacaaaaaaattatttcattaattatttcccatttacatgtaaaacaattttaatattcattttttaaaaattttgagttccaaattctctcccttcttcctcccctcctccatcccttgGAAGGCAAACAGTATGGTAGCAATTATACagatgaaatcatgcaaaacatacttacATATTAGCCGTACTACAAAAgaaatcacacatacacacaaactaaAGGAAGTTTAGAAATTACACATTAATCTGTGCttggagttcatcagttctccctctgTAGGTagatagcagttttcatcatgtttcc from Notamacropus eugenii isolate mMacEug1 chromosome 1, mMacEug1.pri_v2, whole genome shotgun sequence includes these protein-coding regions:
- the ANKRD2 gene encoding ankyrin repeat domain-containing protein 2 isoform X1, which codes for MAGSEEVQRATELIEQRLAEEEENQKLHSGSNMKSGLMQMDTLVLEDEKRHGSQNLALQKVKGQERVRKTSLDLRREIIDVGGIQNLIELRKKRKQKKREALTLAPEPPPEPQEITGPIEEETFLKAAVEGKMNIIEKFLADGGSANTCDEFRRTALHRASLEGHMEILQKLLDSGANVDFQDRLDCTAIHWACRGGHLEVVKLLQSHGADINVRDKLLSTPLHVAARTGRIDIVEYFLSMGVDVNSKDREGDSALHDAVRLNRYKIIKMLLLHGADMMAKNMAGKTPTDLVQLWQADTRHALEHPEPEPAQGQNGLEGSGESRAETPQPVASQ
- the ANKRD2 gene encoding ankyrin repeat domain-containing protein 2 isoform X2, with translation MAGSEEVQRATELIEQRLAEEEENQKLHSGSNMKSGLMQMDTLVLEDEKRHGSQNLALQKVKGQERVRKTSLDLRREIIDVGGIQNLIELRKKRKQKKREALTLAPEPPPEPQEIFRRTALHRASLEGHMEILQKLLDSGANVDFQDRLDCTAIHWACRGGHLEVVKLLQSHGADINVRDKLLSTPLHVAARTGRIDIVEYFLSMGVDVNSKDREGDSALHDAVRLNRYKIIKMLLLHGADMMAKNMAGKTPTDLVQLWQADTRHALEHPEPEPAQGQNGLEGSGESRAETPQPVASQ